The Veillonellaceae bacterium region AGGGGGGTGTTAGAACTTTGATTACAGGACTGATGATTCTTGAAGCTATCATTTGTATTGCCTTAATTGCCGTTGTGGTACTTCAGTCAGGTAAAAGCGCTGGTTTGTCCGGTTCCATCGCCGGTGGGGCGGAAACCATGTTTGGTGGCAAGAAAAAAGGATTGGACGAAATCTTATCCAGAGCAACTATGATTTTAGGAACCTTATTCGCAATCGTAACAATGATTCTAGCTAAGCTGATGCAGTAGTTCTAATATGCCTCAATGTAAGGTCATTGAGGTAATATTTTTAACCAAATTTAGTGGACAATTCATCCAACTAAGGGGGAAATTTACGCATGGAACTGTTGTATATTGCACCTATTGCCGGTATCGTGGCACTAGCTTTCGCAGCTTATTTTATGGCCAGCGTGCTTAAAGAAAGCCCTGGCAACGCAAGGATGCAAGAACTTTCACAGGCAATATTTGAGGGAGCAATGGCCTTCTTGAATAGGCAGTACAAAACCCTTATTCCGTTTACCGTGGTTATTTTTGCTGTTTTGTTTTTTGTAACCGGCTATGAGATTGCTGTGTCGTTCCTGGTTGGCGCTGTTTGTTCGGCTTTAGCCGGTTATGCAGGCATGACTTCAACTACTAAAGCGAATGCCCGGACCACTGAAGCGGCCCGGAGAAGTCTTAACAGCGCGCTCAGCGTTTCATTCCGCGCCGGAGCTGTTATGGGGATGTCGGTTGCCGGTCTTGGACTATTAGGCGTGTCGGTCTTATACATAATCTTCCGTGATCCTGTTGCGATAAATAGTTTTGCTTTTGGCGCAAGCGCAATTGCATTTTTTGCCCGGATTGGCGGCGGTATTTATACTAAAGCTGCTGACGTCGGTGCCGACCTTGTTGGTAAAGTTGAAGCCGGTATTCCCGAGGACGACCCCCGTAATCCGGCCGTTATTGCCGACAACGTTGGCGATAATGTTGGCGACACTGCAGGCATGGGTGCGGACTTATTCGAGTCCTATGGCGCCACTGCAATTGCCGCAATGCTGATCGGCAATACCCTGTTCGGCATTAATGGTGTTATCTTCCCGTTGTTAATTGGTGCAGCTGGAATACTGGCTGCTATCGTTAGTATTTTCCTTGTTCGTACCAGTGAAGATGGTGATCCCCAGGCTGCGCTTAACCGCGGTTTATGGGCGACAAATATAATTACTGCTATCTTGTCCTACTTGCTCGCAGCTCATGTTTTCGGCTCACAAGGTTTTGGCATCTTTGTCGCAATTGTAGCCGGCTTGATTGTCAACGTTGCCATTGGTTCCATTACCGAGTATTATACTTCCAATGCCAAACCTCCGACTCAGCGCATTGCAGATGCTTCTCAAACAGGTCCTGCCACTAACATCATTTCTGGTATTGCAACCGGTCTGAGAAGTACCGGCCTTCCGATGCTGGTGTTCGTTGTAGCTATCTGGGTAGCTTATCATTATGCCGGAATTTACGGTATCGCTATGGCTGCTATGGGTATGCTGTGTACTGCCGGTATGGTAGTAGCGGTTGACTCGTTCGGTCCGGTTGCCGATAACGCCGG contains the following coding sequences:
- a CDS encoding sodium-translocating pyrophosphatase → MELLYIAPIAGIVALAFAAYFMASVLKESPGNARMQELSQAIFEGAMAFLNRQYKTLIPFTVVIFAVLFFVTGYEIAVSFLVGAVCSALAGYAGMTSTTKANARTTEAARRSLNSALSVSFRAGAVMGMSVAGLGLLGVSVLYIIFRDPVAINSFAFGASAIAFFARIGGGIYTKAADVGADLVGKVEAGIPEDDPRNPAVIADNVGDNVGDTAGMGADLFESYGATAIAAMLIGNTLFGINGVIFPLLIGAAGILAAIVSIFLVRTSEDGDPQAALNRGLWATNIITAILSYLLAAHVFGSQGFGIFVAIVAGLIVNVAIGSITEYYTSNAKPPTQRIADASQTGPATNIISGIATGLRSTGLPMLVFVVAIWVAYHYAGIYGIAMAAMGMLCTAGMVVAVDSFGPVADNAGGIAEMAELEPEVRKTTDKLDSVGNTTAAIAKGFAIGSAALTALALFTAFGEEIAKNPKLAGLLVDGHLVINLTEPAVIIGIFLGATLPFLVCAFTMEAVGKAAFEMIAEVRRQFREIPGIMEGTGRPDYARCVDISTKAAIREMMLPGLFAVGSPLLVGFVLGAKALAGFLAGATAAGVLMAIFMANAGGAWDNAKKYIETGKYGGKGTPTHAAAVIGDTVGDPFKDTSGPAMNPLIKVAGTISLIIAPLLFF
- the secG gene encoding preprotein translocase subunit SecG; translation: MITGLMILEAIICIALIAVVVLQSGKSAGLSGSIAGGAETMFGGKKKGLDEILSRATMILGTLFAIVTMILAKLMQ